A stretch of the Agromyces larvae genome encodes the following:
- a CDS encoding TetR/AcrR family transcriptional regulator produces the protein MSSPAEPRRGRPGYDQAGVLAVAVAAFNEHGYDATSISVLADRLGISKSAIYHHFASKEQMLDRALGEALDALEGVIDEADASGGRAIDRLERVLRGATRVLVDKLPYVTLLLRVRGNTDVERRALGRRRAFDRRVTELVHEAQGERALRTDIDASVVSRLAFGMINSIVEWYRPGGREDADRLADDVIAIALDGLRMPTSNRVEHLLG, from the coding sequence ATGTCCTCGCCCGCCGAACCCCGCCGCGGCCGCCCCGGGTACGATCAGGCCGGCGTGCTCGCGGTCGCCGTCGCCGCGTTCAACGAACACGGCTACGACGCGACCTCGATCAGCGTCTTGGCCGACCGGCTCGGCATCTCGAAGTCGGCGATCTACCACCACTTCGCCTCGAAGGAGCAGATGCTCGATCGCGCGCTCGGCGAAGCGCTCGACGCGCTCGAGGGCGTCATCGATGAAGCGGATGCCTCGGGCGGCCGCGCGATCGACCGGCTCGAGCGGGTGCTGCGCGGGGCGACCCGGGTGCTCGTCGACAAGCTGCCCTACGTGACGCTGCTGCTGCGGGTGCGCGGCAACACCGACGTCGAGCGGCGTGCCCTCGGGCGCCGCCGCGCGTTCGACCGGCGGGTGACCGAGCTCGTGCACGAGGCGCAGGGCGAGCGGGCGCTGCGCACCGACATCGACGCGAGCGTCGTGTCGCGGCTCGCGTTCGGCATGATCAACTCGATCGTGGAGTGGTACCGCCCGGGCGGGCGCGAAGACGCCGACCGGCTCGCCGACGACGTCATCGCGATCGCGCTCGACGGCCTGCGCATGCCGACGTCGAACCGGGTCGAGCACCTGCTCGGCTGA